A single genomic interval of Buchnera aphidicola (Symydobius americanus) harbors:
- a CDS encoding valine--tRNA ligase, giving the protein MKKKYNPKEIEESIYRMWKENGYFKPNNNIKKKSFCIIMPPPNITGILHMGHAFQHTIMDILIRYHRMQGDNTLWQIGFDHAGIATQMVVSKHIKLKHNINLNSFGRKNFIKKCWEWKNISINQINYQMQRLGNSVDWSRERFTLDPISSRGVKKVFIDLYNHNLIYRKKKLSNWDTKLRTVISDLELDYQVVKGNVWYIRYPILDYVNNSNIQKYLTVATTRPETLLGDTAVAVNPIDKRYISLIGKYVQVPLVNRIIPIISDQYVDMNKGTGCVKITPAHDFNDYEIALRHHLPLINIFQKDGNICEYFNVYDILGYDSNIYDNFIPIELRGLNKFLARNKLIDMLKELNLLENVFEENITLPYGDRSHSIIEPMLTNQWYLKISDLSQPAISAVLKNDIKFFPKKYQNMYFSWMNNIQDWCISRQLWWGHRIPAWYDIRGRIYVGKNEKDIRKKYFIPDNEELLQDEDVLDTWFSSSLWTFISLDWPKKNNLLNTFHPTNVIVTGFDIIFFWIARMIIMTMYCIKDNQNISHIPFKSVYITGLIRDENGKKMSKSEGNVLDPLDIIDGINLSDLLKKRTKFIIDKSKLKEISENTKKQFPSGISSFGSDALRFTFSSLSSPTRSINWDMNRLQGYKKFCNKIWNAGRFILIYFQNINIDMKYFRKILYFFDHWILLELNNVIKIYRDSLDIYRFDIAANELYNFVWHKFCDWYLEIIKIIVEVGSIQQVQNAQYTLFYVFESILRLSHPIIPFITEKIWKDIKHIMNISESTIMLQPFPIFNKKILNNSILKMMYFIQDMILFIRNTRVNFKIHSKKLLSIFISNLHINLQNIFLYYKNIIKKLAYLENITILFNENVSIPDTILGIIDNVKIFIIVVKDIDHSLELKKIKKKINILSTKINLLKELINNQEFIKKAPNKIILQKKENLNELITTYNKLIFQKNNILSV; this is encoded by the coding sequence ATGAAAAAAAAATATAATCCTAAAGAAATTGAAGAATCAATATATCGCATGTGGAAGGAAAATGGTTATTTTAAACCGAATAATAATATCAAAAAAAAATCATTTTGTATTATTATGCCTCCTCCAAATATTACTGGTATATTACACATGGGGCATGCTTTTCAACATACTATTATGGATATTTTAATTCGATATCATCGTATGCAAGGAGACAATACTTTATGGCAGATTGGTTTTGACCATGCCGGTATTGCTACCCAGATGGTGGTTTCAAAACATATTAAATTAAAACATAATATTAATTTAAATTCTTTTGGTAGAAAAAATTTTATTAAAAAATGTTGGGAATGGAAAAATATATCAATTAATCAAATTAATTATCAAATGCAACGTTTAGGAAATTCAGTTGACTGGTCTAGAGAAAGATTTACTTTAGATCCTATATCTTCTAGAGGTGTTAAAAAAGTTTTTATAGATTTATATAATCATAATTTAATTTATCGTAAAAAAAAATTATCAAATTGGGATACTAAATTAAGAACAGTTATTTCTGATTTAGAATTAGATTATCAGGTTGTTAAAGGAAATGTTTGGTATATTCGATATCCTATATTAGATTATGTAAATAATTCTAATATTCAAAAATATTTAACTGTTGCTACTACTAGGCCTGAAACTTTATTGGGAGATACTGCTGTTGCAGTGAATCCTATTGATAAAAGATATATTTCTTTAATTGGAAAATATGTTCAAGTTCCTTTAGTAAATCGAATTATTCCTATTATATCTGATCAATATGTTGATATGAATAAAGGAACTGGTTGTGTAAAAATTACTCCCGCTCATGATTTTAATGATTATGAAATTGCACTAAGACATCATTTACCTTTAATTAATATTTTTCAAAAAGACGGTAATATTTGTGAGTATTTTAATGTGTATGATATTTTGGGTTATGATTCAAATATTTATGATAATTTTATTCCTATCGAATTGCGCGGTTTAAATAAATTTTTAGCAAGAAATAAACTAATTGATATGTTAAAGGAACTTAATTTATTAGAGAATGTTTTTGAAGAAAATATTACACTTCCATATGGTGATAGAAGTCATTCGATTATTGAACCTATGTTAACAAATCAATGGTATCTAAAAATATCAGATTTATCACAACCAGCTATATCTGCTGTTTTAAAAAATGATATTAAGTTCTTTCCCAAAAAATATCAAAATATGTATTTTTCCTGGATGAATAATATTCAAGATTGGTGTATTTCTCGTCAATTATGGTGGGGGCATCGTATTCCGGCATGGTATGATATTCGGGGAAGAATATATGTTGGAAAAAATGAAAAAGATATTCGAAAAAAATATTTCATCCCTGATAACGAAGAATTATTACAAGATGAAGATGTATTAGATACATGGTTTTCTTCTAGTTTATGGACGTTTATTTCATTAGATTGGCCCAAAAAAAATAATTTATTAAATACTTTTCATCCTACCAATGTAATTGTTACTGGTTTTGATATTATATTTTTTTGGATTGCTCGAATGATTATAATGACTATGTATTGTATTAAAGATAATCAAAATATTTCTCATATTCCTTTTAAATCGGTATATATAACAGGTTTAATTAGAGATGAAAATGGAAAAAAAATGTCTAAATCTGAAGGAAATGTATTAGATCCTTTAGATATTATAGATGGAATTAATTTATCAGATTTATTAAAAAAACGTACTAAGTTTATTATAGATAAGTCAAAATTAAAAGAAATTTCTGAAAACACTAAAAAACAATTTCCGTCAGGAATTAGTAGTTTCGGTTCTGATGCATTGCGATTTACTTTTTCTTCTTTATCTTCTCCTACTAGAAGTATTAATTGGGATATGAATAGGTTACAAGGATATAAAAAATTTTGTAATAAAATTTGGAATGCTGGTCGATTTATTTTAATATATTTTCAAAATATTAATATTGATATGAAATATTTTAGAAAGATTTTATATTTTTTTGATCATTGGATATTATTAGAATTAAATAATGTAATTAAAATTTATCGCGATTCTTTAGATATATATAGATTTGATATTGCAGCTAATGAATTATATAATTTTGTTTGGCATAAATTTTGTGATTGGTATTTAGAGATTATCAAAATTATAGTTGAGGTTGGATCTATCCAACAAGTTCAAAATGCCCAATATACTTTATTTTATGTTTTTGAGTCTATTTTACGTCTTTCGCATCCAATTATTCCATTCATTACTGAAAAAATTTGGAAAGATATTAAACATATTATGAATATATCAGAATCTACAATTATGTTACAACCATTTCCTATATTTAATAAAAAAATATTAAATAATAGTATTTTAAAAATGATGTATTTCATTCAAGATATGATTTTATTTATCAGAAATACTCGAGTCAATTTTAAAATACATTCTAAAAAATTATTATCTATATTTATTTCTAATTTACATATTAATTTACAAAATATATTTTTATATTATAAAAATATTATCAAAAAATTAGCATATTTAGAAAATATTACTATTTTATTCAACGAAAACGTTTCTATTCCTGATACTATTTTAGGTATTATAGATAATGTTAAAATATTTATTATTGTTGTAAAAGATATTGATCATTCATTAGAATTAAAAAAAATAAAGAAAAAAATTAATATTCTATCTACCAAAATTAATTTATTGAAAGAGTTGATAAATAATCAAGAATTTATAAAAAAAGCCCCAAATAAAATAATATTACAAAAAAAAGAAAATCTGAATGAATTGATTACTACATATAATAAATTAATTTTTCAAAAAAATAATATTTTATCTGTATAA
- the argF gene encoding ornithine carbamoyltransferase, whose product MKSLFKKHIIKISNFNKHEIQKIIELSLYLKKNRNNQQEIQYLKNKKIALIFEQESTRTRCAFEIAAIEQGAYSSYFGPGNMHLGYKESIIDTAKILSKMYDGIQYRGNDHNVIKILSKYASVPVWNGLTNKYHPTQLIADLLTMIEFSRNKNISEIICSYLGDASNNIGNSLVELAGIMGFQLNLIAPKKYWPDQKILNKYIKSNNIICTENINQGIYQSDFIYTDVWVSMGETEDAWKKKIELLRKYQVNKKIIQIAQNPKVKILHCLPALHDKNTKIGKKISNLYQFNDGIEITNEIFDKYNRIIFQQAENRLHTIKAILISTLTNIEKLKIY is encoded by the coding sequence ATGAAAAGTTTATTTAAAAAACATATAATAAAAATATCGAATTTTAATAAACATGAAATTCAAAAAATTATTGAATTATCTTTATATTTAAAAAAAAATCGAAATAATCAACAGGAAATTCAATATTTAAAAAATAAAAAAATTGCATTAATTTTTGAACAAGAATCTACACGAACGAGATGTGCATTTGAAATTGCCGCTATTGAACAGGGAGCATATTCTAGTTATTTTGGACCAGGAAATATGCATCTCGGATATAAAGAGTCTATTATTGATACCGCTAAAATTTTAAGTAAAATGTATGATGGTATTCAGTATCGGGGAAATGATCATAATGTTATCAAAATCTTATCGAAATATGCTAGTGTTCCAGTTTGGAATGGATTAACTAATAAATATCACCCCACTCAATTAATTGCAGATTTATTAACTATGATAGAATTTTCAAGAAATAAAAATATATCTGAAATAATTTGTTCTTATTTAGGTGATGCTTCTAATAATATTGGAAATAGTTTAGTAGAATTAGCAGGAATTATGGGATTTCAATTAAACCTTATTGCTCCAAAAAAATATTGGCCAGATCAAAAAATACTCAATAAATACATAAAGAGCAATAATATTATTTGTACTGAAAATATTAATCAAGGAATATATCAATCTGATTTTATCTATACTGATGTCTGGGTCTCTATGGGAGAAACAGAAGATGCATGGAAAAAAAAGATTGAATTATTAAGAAAATATCAAGTTAATAAGAAAATTATTCAAATTGCACAAAATCCTAAAGTAAAAATTCTACATTGTTTACCAGCACTACATGATAAAAATACAAAAATAGGAAAAAAAATTTCTAATTTATACCAATTTAATGATGGTATAGAAATCACTAATGAAATTTTTGATAAATATAATCGTATTATTTTTCAACAAGCAGAAAATAGATTACATACAATTAAAGCAATACTAATAAGTACTTTAACTAATATAGAAAAATTAAAAATTTATTAA
- a CDS encoding DEAD/DEAH box helicase, protein MIQIKNIFSSFGLNPLIVKALQEMGYVKPSPIQKACIPYLLSGKDVLGMAQTGSGKTAAFSLPLLNNVILNLKFPQVLVLAPTRELAVQVAESFSEFSKYITGIKVLPLYGGQRYEVQLKALRKGPQIVVGTPGRLLDHLRRGTLNLSHLKGLVLDEADEMLRMGFIEDVENILSEIPIDHQTALFSATMPEVIRRISKRFMKNPKEVKIQSNIMTRPNIKQTYWIVRGRKTDGLIRFLESEDFSATIIFVRTKSATLEVSETLEKNGYNSAALNGDMNQTLREQTLERLKNGRLDILIATDVAARGLDVDRISFVINYDIPMDAESYIHRIGRTGRAGRTGRALLFVEFREKRLLKNIQRIMKQPILEVMLPNIELLSKYRLEKFSKRVLEHLKSKDLDKYSELLLKINPNKEFTIEKIAAALLKMAEGERSLIIPKDSAINISQRYYQRDFKKKSIYLNSVIQKKEHIKKGSYSIEKYNKSKLSMDIYRIEVGSNDGIEVRHIVGAIANEGNIHSRNIGNIKIFPGYSVLELSKNITKNVLKNLTHTRILNKPIKLKLYNMYKSSLNKNHVISKLPHDVKGIIRSKKKYHVKTYN, encoded by the coding sequence ATGATTCAAATTAAAAATATATTTTCTTCGTTCGGTTTGAATCCGTTAATTGTAAAAGCATTACAAGAAATGGGTTATGTCAAACCTTCTCCTATTCAAAAAGCGTGTATTCCATATTTATTATCAGGGAAAGATGTGTTAGGAATGGCACAAACTGGTAGTGGTAAAACTGCTGCTTTTTCATTACCTTTATTAAATAATGTTATTTTAAATTTGAAATTTCCACAGGTTTTAGTTTTAGCACCAACAAGAGAATTAGCTGTTCAAGTGGCTGAATCGTTTTCAGAATTTTCAAAATATATTACAGGAATTAAAGTTTTACCATTATATGGTGGACAAAGATACGAAGTACAATTAAAAGCTTTACGAAAAGGTCCTCAAATTGTAGTAGGTACTCCTGGACGATTATTAGATCATTTAAGAAGAGGAACTTTAAATTTATCACATTTAAAGGGATTGGTATTAGATGAAGCTGATGAAATGTTACGTATGGGTTTTATAGAAGATGTAGAAAATATTTTATCAGAAATACCCATTGATCATCAGACAGCTCTATTTTCTGCTACTATGCCTGAAGTTATTCGTCGAATTTCGAAAAGGTTCATGAAAAACCCTAAAGAAGTTAAAATACAATCTAATATTATGACACGACCAAATATTAAACAAACCTATTGGATAGTACGGGGTAGAAAGACTGATGGTTTAATACGTTTTTTGGAATCAGAAGATTTTTCGGCGACTATTATTTTTGTTCGTACTAAAAGCGCTACTTTAGAAGTATCTGAAACTTTAGAGAAGAATGGATATAATAGTGCAGCACTAAATGGTGATATGAATCAAACATTAAGAGAACAAACTTTAGAGCGATTAAAAAATGGAAGATTAGATATTTTAATTGCAACCGATGTAGCTGCTAGAGGATTAGATGTCGATCGTATTAGTTTTGTTATTAATTATGATATTCCTATGGATGCAGAATCTTATATTCATCGTATCGGTCGTACTGGTCGTGCTGGACGTACTGGTCGTGCTTTATTATTTGTTGAATTTCGAGAAAAACGACTATTAAAAAATATTCAAAGAATTATGAAACAACCTATTTTAGAAGTGATGCTTCCTAATATTGAATTATTAAGTAAATATCGATTAGAAAAATTTTCTAAAAGAGTACTTGAACATTTAAAGAGCAAGGATTTAGATAAATATTCTGAATTATTATTAAAAATTAATCCCAATAAAGAATTCACAATAGAAAAAATAGCTGCTGCTTTATTAAAAATGGCAGAGGGGGAACGTTCATTAATTATTCCTAAAGATTCTGCAATCAATATATCTCAAAGATATTATCAGCGTGATTTTAAAAAAAAATCAATTTATTTAAATTCTGTCATTCAAAAAAAAGAACATATTAAAAAGGGTTCATATTCTATAGAAAAATATAATAAGTCTAAATTATCTATGGATATCTATCGTATTGAAGTGGGTAGTAATGATGGTATAGAAGTTCGTCATATAGTTGGAGCAATTGCTAATGAGGGTAATATTCATAGTCGAAATATTGGTAACATTAAAATATTTCCAGGATATTCTGTTCTTGAATTGTCTAAAAATATTACCAAAAATGTTTTAAAAAACTTAACTCATACTCGTATTTTAAATAAACCAATCAAATTAAAATTATATAATATGTATAAATCATCGTTAAATAAAAATCATGTAATATCCAAATTACCTCATGATGTTAAAGGAATTATTCGTTCAAAAAAAAAATATCATGTAAAAACATATAATTAA